One genomic window of Falco cherrug isolate bFalChe1 chromosome 20, bFalChe1.pri, whole genome shotgun sequence includes the following:
- the PNMT gene encoding phenylethanolamine N-methyltransferase encodes MSSLAALREGYERFDPRAYLENNYLPPRADFSSEEFVVPWKLRCLAETFASGEIRGRTLIDVGSGPTIYQLLSACDHFEEIVATDYLAVNREELGRWVRGDPSAFDWSPFIQHVCRIEGRGEPWQEKQRRLRGRLRRIVPIDVHRPEPLGAPLHPPADALLSAFCLEAVSPDGAAFTQALRHVGSLLRPGGHIVLLGALGETFYLAGAARLPVVPLAEADVRAALAAAGFALRDFRSYTMPPALRTGVDDVDGVFFVHAQKPEA; translated from the exons ATGAGCAGCCTGGCCGCCCTCCGGGAGGGCTACGAGCGCTTCGACCCCCGCGCCTACCTGGAGAACAACTACCTGCCCCCCCGCGCCGACTTCTCCTCCGAGGAGTTCGTGGTGCCCTGGAAGCTGCGATGCCTGGCCGAGACCTTCGCCAGCG gtgaGATCCGTGGGCGCACGCTGATCGACGTGGGCTCGGGTCCCACCATCTACCAGCTGCTCAGCGCCTGCGACCACTTTGAGGAGATCGTGGCCACCGACTACCTGGCGGTGAACCGGGAGGAGCTGGGGCGCTGGGTGCGGGGGGACCCCAGCGCCTTCGACTGGAGCCCCTTCATCCAGCACGTCTGCAGGATCGAGGGACGCGG ggagccctggcaggagaagcagcggcggctgcggggccggcTGCGGCGCATCGTGCCCATCGACGTGCACCGGCCGGAGCCGCTGGGCGCCCCGCTGCACCCGCCGGCCGACGCGCTGCTCTCCGCCTTCTGCTTGGAGGCCGTCAGCCCCGACGGCGCCGCCTTCACGCAGGCCCTGCGGCACGTGGGCTCGCTGCTGCGCCCGGGGGGCCACATCGTGCTGCTGGGGGCCCTGGGCGAGACCTTCTACCTGGCGGGGGCCGCTCGCCTGCCCGTGGTGCCGCTGGCCGAGGCCGACGTCCGCGCCGCGCTGGCCGCCGCCGGCTTCGCGCTCCGGGATTTCCGCTCCTACACCATGCCCCCCGCGCTCCGCACCGGCGTCGACGACGTCGATGGCGTCTTCTTTGTCCACGCGCAGAAGCCGGAGGCCTGA